A genome region from Bacteroidota bacterium includes the following:
- a CDS encoding thiamine pyrophosphate-dependent dehydrogenase E1 component subunit alpha, whose protein sequence is MTNDQLLTAYRHMLYAREFDNALINLYRQSKIVGGVYSQIGNEATSVGTAMALGEGDIIFPMHRDSGAHFVRGMTPQEMAINFLFRTGAMTRGTDGTGHFAAPERGIYGNVSHLGAMVPVAAGAALAQKMKKNDRVVLNYIGDGGASVGEVHEGLMMASTMDLPFILVIENNQYAYSTPVKVQSRNPRYSDRAIGYGIPGETVDGTDLEAVFDVTSRAVEHARAGKGPTLIESVTMRMRGHAEHDAAEYVPKEQLEEWKKKDPMTKTLALMISRGIADSEIVTLEVSCKSEIEEAVAYANTLPPPDPEEALKGVFV, encoded by the coding sequence ATGACCAACGACCAATTACTCACTGCCTATCGCCACATGCTCTATGCGCGTGAGTTCGACAACGCGCTGATCAATCTGTACCGGCAATCGAAGATTGTTGGCGGCGTGTACTCACAGATCGGCAACGAAGCGACAAGCGTCGGAACCGCGATGGCCCTCGGCGAAGGTGATATCATCTTCCCGATGCACCGCGATAGCGGGGCCCACTTTGTTCGTGGTATGACTCCGCAGGAAATGGCGATCAACTTCCTCTTCCGAACAGGAGCGATGACCCGCGGCACGGACGGTACGGGACATTTCGCAGCACCAGAGCGCGGCATTTACGGCAACGTCTCGCATCTCGGCGCGATGGTACCAGTGGCCGCAGGTGCAGCACTCGCGCAGAAAATGAAGAAGAACGATCGTGTCGTGCTCAATTACATCGGTGACGGTGGCGCGTCGGTTGGTGAGGTGCACGAAGGACTGATGATGGCCTCGACGATGGACTTGCCGTTCATTCTGGTGATCGAGAATAATCAATACGCTTACTCGACCCCCGTGAAGGTGCAGTCGAGGAATCCGAGATATTCAGATAGGGCGATCGGCTACGGCATTCCTGGCGAAACTGTGGATGGCACTGATCTCGAAGCGGTGTTCGATGTCACGAGCCGCGCCGTCGAGCACGCACGAGCAGGGAAGGGCCCAACGCTCATCGAATCTGTGACCATGCGCATGCGCGGCCACGCCGAACACGATGCGGCCGAATACGTCCCGAAGGAACAGCTCGAAGAGTGGAAAAAGAAAGACCCGATGACGAAGACACTAGCGCTGATGATTTCGCGAGGGATCGCGGACTCAGAGATTGTGACACTTGAAGTGAGCTGCAAATCCGAGATCGAAGAGGCGGTAGCATACGCCAATACTTTACCTCCGCCCGATCCTGAAGAAGCGTTGAAGGGCGTATTTGTCTGA